The following is a genomic window from SAR202 cluster bacterium.
AGGAGCTTATTCACGAGGCGGACGCATACGAGCTAATCTACAGCCAGCAGATCGATCCCAAGCTCGAAGAGCTGGCCTCAAGCGATCTGCCGCTCGGCATCGATGTCACCGGTGACCAGCTCAAGGCCTCCTTCCGAAAGATTGTCCCGCCGGACTGGGTTGAGACCCAGGTGGACAATGCGATCGACGAGGTCACACCCTACCTTGCCGGCAAGGAAGACTCCTTCCTGGTCACGGTCCCCCTCTCCGACAGGGTTGAAGCAGCCCTTGAAGAGACAAAGATTATCCTCGCTCAGTCAGACGCCTATGATATCGTCTACCGGCAGGCGGTGGAGCCCACGCTGGTGGAGTCCCTGGGAGACTTTGTAGACTTGCCGCTGGGCATTAGGATCGCCCGTGAAGAGGTCCTGGACGCCCTCCGCCGGGTGGCGCCGCCCGAATGGGTCCAGGAGCAGGCCGAAGCGATTATTGACGACAGCACTCCGTACATCGGCGGCCGGGTTGAAACCTTCGCCACCGAGATCGATCTTACTGAAAGCAAAGAGCGCGCCGCGGTTGAAATATCAGCGCTGGTTGAGGCCAGGACCAATGAGGTCCTCGCCCGAATCCCCAGCTGCGCCACTATTGAGGAATTCTTTGCGAGCGGCGGCGCGCAGCCCGGCTCACTGGCCCTCCCCCGGTGCGTACCGCCCGGGACCGACCCTCAGCAGATTCTCGCGATGCTTGGCATCGACCTTGACGATCTGGTCGCCCGAAGCATCGTCAGTAATATCCCAAATACAATCACCTTCAGCGAATTCCAGATACGGTCCGCTCTCACCCAAACGGGCGCGGTCGGGACGCTGGAACAGATTGACCACGTCCGCAAGTTGTTCAAAGAGGGCTTCACGTACGACCAGAACGACCTGGCGCGGGACTTCGCCGAAATGTCGGACACAACGGAAGCTGACGCGGCGGAGAGGATCGCGGAATTCCGCGACTGGCTGGAGAACGGGTTCACCTACACTGAGGTAGACTTCCAGGCGGACCTGGCGGAGGCAGATGACCCGGAGACGGCGCAAAGCTTCAATGACGCACGCAACATCCTGAAGTCTGCAAAGACCTGGGGCACATTCCTGCTTTTCTTTATGGTCCTGCTCCTCCTGGCGATCATTGGCTTCCTCGGGGGCGGTAGCCGCTGGTCCATGCGCGTAGCCTGGGCCGGTGCATTCCTGATGGTCACCTCCGCAATCACCTTCATTGTCTTCCTGCCAGTGTATAGCGCACTGGCCAGTCCCCGAATCGAGCAGGCCCGGGCGGACATGCTCGCGGACATCAGGGCGGGCGGCGGCGATTTTGTGGGCACGGCGGAGCTGGCGGCCGGAAAGGGGTTCGATATGGCCGTCTCCATGGCTGACGGCTTCGTGGGCGGCATAGCCTTTAGAAGCTTCCTCCTGACGCTGCTGGGCCTCGCCCTCTTCCTGGGGGCCTTTTTGGGACTCTCTGTACGCCAGGGCGTCAGTCTACCTCCCCGCGAAGTCGCAGGAGGCAAAGGGCCCCGGTAAAACGTAGCCGTAAACAGCTATAATTAAAGTAAGTCCATCTCAGGGCATCCAGTGCTGGATGCCCTGATTCTTTACCCTGAGGCCACCTTGTACTGCCGGACTTGCGGCAACACGAACCCCGCTTACGCGCACTTCTGCATCAAGTGCGGCAGCGGCCTGCGCCCCGAGTCATGCATGTCGTGCGGAGCAACCCTCCTGCCCAACGCCAACTTCTGTATGTCCTGTGGGCGCGCGGCCACGCGGATTGCCCCGGGTCCGGCGCAGGAAAGCGCCGGAGCTGCTGTAGCGGCCGGCCGGTGGGCGCCGTTCACGGATGTGAAGGCACGCGCGTTGTTGATCATGGCAGTGCTGGCGACTCCCGTTACCATCACCCTGTGGCTGGGGCTTGCCGCCCTCACAGGCGCGGAACGGGACGACCCCACGGTTGTCGCCGCGACGGTCGGCCAGTGGGTGAATCTCACTCTATTCTTCTGGATTTTCTGCGCGGTCAAGTCGAAAAGGGTGAGCCTGCGGCGACTGATGGGGCGGGTGCCTCCGGGCTTCAACTGGCTGTCCACGATCGCGCTCATCTTCGCGGCGATCGTCTTCGCCGCCGGAATGGCCATCGTCGCCATCTTCGTGCTGTCCCTTGCGTTTCCTGACCTGGCCCGCGCGGCCACTCAGGACAGTTTGCTCGGCGAGACTGCGAACACGCGCACTCCAATCCTCTACGGAATCGTCCTTGGCCTCTCACTGATGGTCGCTGCGCCTCTACTCGAAGAGCTTGCGTTCAGAGGATTGCTGCTGCACCGCTGGACGGTCAAGTGGGGCGTCAGGAAGGCCCTGTTCGTGTCGACGATTATATTCGGACTCGCCCACCTGCTTAACGCGCCCGGCGCGGCCTTCGGCGCCACGATGGCCGGATTCATCCTGGCAATCCTGTATATCAAGACCCGCACGCTGATTGTTCCCATGGTGTGCCATTTCATCTTCAACGGGTTCGCCTTCAGCGTGAGCGTCATCAGCGCTTTCACCGACCCACCCACGGCGGAAGAGGCAGGGCTTGCCCTTGAGCAGATCAGGGACGCCGCGGGCACCGGCGCGCTGCTCATAGCGATATCGCTCCCGTTTCTCCTGAATTTCGTCATCCGGAACTGGCCCAGGGCAACCGACCTGCCGCCCTACTTCGAAGCTGCGCCTGCTGCGCCAGGGCCGGAGCCGGTCATAGCCGCCGCCACGGCGCCGCACGATGATGACTCGACGGGCGCGACAAGGAGAGAGTAAGCGGATGTTCCTGCCCACCAGCACGCGGGAGAAGTACGGCCGCCACCGGTTTCCGATAGTCTGCGTGCTCCTCGCACTGATAAATATCATCGCCTTTGGGTACGAGGTGTCGCTGCTATTCAACGAGGGCGAAGGCTGGCTGAACGACTTCATAGTCACATTCGGCGTCGTTCCTGCAGGGATCATGGAAGGCCGCGGCCTGACGACCCTGATCACAGCGATGTTTCTCCACGGCGGCCTGCTGCACATCGCCGGCAATATGCTGTTCCTCCTGGTCTTCGGCGACAACGTGGAGGACCGCATGGGTCCCTTCGTATTTATCCTCTTTTACCTCGGCACCGGCGTCCTGGCCAGCCTGGCGCACATCGCGTTCGACCCGCAGTCCACCATTCCCAGCATCGGGGCCAGCGGCGCAATCGCGGGCGTGCTGGCCGCCTACCTGGTCTTCTACCCGACGGGCAAGGTCAAGGTCTTCGTCTTTCTGGGGCCGCTCAACCTCCTCTTCCGGCCTTACTTCGCCGTTTCGGCATTCATATTCATCGGCTTCTGGTTCATCATGCAATTCATCTACGGCGTGGCCTCCTTCGGCGTCGAGACGGCGCAGACGGACGGCGTAGCCTACTGGGCCCATATCGGCGGCTTCGTCGCCGGCATCGCAATCGCCTTCATGTACTGGCTCACTCCCGGCGGTCGCAGACTCCGGCGGGCGACGCGATAGCGGAACGCCGCGTTCATGTGGCATACTTGACTGCGTTACAGACCTCCAATGAAGCATGCGCCGTCCCAATGTGGGCATGGCGGAATGAGAAATGACGAATGGCGACTCGGAAAGCCGCGACAGCAGCGGCAAGCACCAATGGAATATCCAGGCAGCCCGTCACAGGTCCGGTGATGAAGACCAGGCAGGGCATGGCGCGGGGTCCGGCGATCTGGCTGGCCGGGGACCCGGAGGACCTGAAGGAGTGGATGCCGCGCGGCGCGGCCGGCATCGTGACCAATACTGTTGTGCTCAACAACATGGTCAAGAAGTACGGGCAGATCACGGACGTTGTGAAGCGCTACCTGGACATCACGGACAAGCCTGTCGTCATCGAGATAGACGGGACGACAACGAAAGAGCTGATCGACGTCGCGCACCGCTTCACTAAAATGTCGAAGCAGATCATCATCAAGGTCCCGTGCACCGTTGAGGCGCTCGACGTCTTCCGCCAGCTTGATGAGGAAGAGATCGAGACCTACTGCACGACGGTCTTCTCGCTTCCCCAGGCGGCCGCTGTGGCCCAGGCCGGGGTGACGCACGTTCTCCCGTTCTGCGAGCCGGTGAAGGAGATGGGCGGCGACCCGACGAAGCTGGTCCGCGAGTGCGTCCAGATGTTCGCGGGCTGGGAGAACCGCCCGTACGTGACAGCCGCGCTCGTCCGCTCCGTGGACACAGCCTACCAGTGCCTCCGCGACGGCGCGGACGGCATAATCGTCTTCTGGCCCATCTTCCGCGACATGATGAAGCACCCCCTCACCGACCAGTGGAACAAGACCTTCATGAAAGAGTGGGTAGCAATGCACGAGGCCGGCCTCATGAAGGACGTTCCGATCACGCTGGGGAAAAAGTAGTAGGTAGTTGGTCGTAGGTAGTTAGCCAGAAGCCAAGACAGAAGAGGGGCCTCGCGTCTGCGAGGCCCCTCCTGGTTTGGCCAATTACTAACTACCTACGACCAACTACGGCTGCTAGTCCTTCTTGTGCCCTCGGACCTGCTTCATATACGTCTCGTGGCCGTAGATGGGCTTCTTGTTGTCGAGGCGCCAGTTGAGCGGGATGATGCGCAGGCTGCGGTCCTGGATGGGGAACTGCACCGGCGCGTGGCCCCTGCGGGCGGACTCGCGCAGGCCGATCGCCATCTCCAGGATCTTGCGGCCGTTGTCGCCGCTGTGCACAGGGTCCCTGCCCGCGTCGAGCGCGTCGACGAAATTGGCGACGCTCGCCATGTTGCGGTCGCCGGGCCACTTCCAGCCGTCGGCGTCGTACTGCATCGCGGCGGAACGGGTGCCGTAGATATTGCCCTCGGGCAGAACGCCCTTGATCTCGACGAGGTCGGAGAATGCAGGCCGCGTAACGCCCTCCTTGACCTTGTAGATGTGCGAGAAGGCGTAGTCGCTGGAGTACACACCCTTCGAGCACAGCACCTCGAAGCCGTTGCGGGCGTTCTGCTTGCGCGTAATGAAGCCCTCGACGCCGTTGACGAAGCGGAAGTAGCCGGACGCGCCCTGGTCGTGGTCGGACCATGGGTCGTCAGACACCCAGCCGATCGACCATGCCACGTCCACCTGGCTGGCGAACATGCGCATGAGGGTGAACAACTGGCAGCCGCCGCCGGACATCTCACTCCCGGCGCCCATGTGGAAGGTGATGCTCTGCACCTCGCCCAGCTCGCCTGAGTCGATAATCTCCTTCGCCTTCGTGTGCGCCGGCAGGTTGGCGTCCATGTCGCCGCCTGCCAGGCGGATGTTGCGCTTGCGCGCGGCGTTTACCATGCGGTCGGCCTCTTCCAGGCTGACGGCCATCGGCTTCTCGCAGAAGATGCCCTTGACATCGAACTCTGTGCAGCCGATCACGACTTCGGCATTCGGGCGGACCGGGAGGATCGGCGAGACGATGTCGATCTTCTCCTTCTTCAGCATCTCGCGGTAATCGGAATACCCCGGCACCTTGAACCTGCTCGTGAAAAGGTCCAGGTTTTCCTTGTCATTGTCGGCTGCGGCAACGATCTCGCACTTCGGGTTCAGCGCATAGCATCGGGCATGCTGGGTGCCCTTGCGGCCCACGCCGATCATGCCTACTCGATACTTCTTCTCTCCCATTCAGATACCTTTCTGGTCCGTAGATTTAAGCTCGCCAAATGATACCAGCATTCACTGTTATTGTGCAGCACCGGCTGCTTTGACACGCTTGTGGGCCGGTGATAGAGTTGGGACGAATACAGACATCCCCCAGCAGGAAGGTCGCCTTGAAGATCGTCAACGTCGAGCTTTTCCATATCAGGCCAAGGTTCAACACCAGACTCCTCAAGCACCTCCCGAATTCGAACGATGTTGACTCCCGGATGGTGACAAAGATAACCACCGATAACGGCATAGTGGGGTACGGTGACTACGACCTCCCGGTCGCGGCACCTCCACTCTCAAAATTCGAGTACCTTATCGGTCGAAACCCCTTCGATTTCCTCAACACAACAACCGACATCTCCGTGGGCATGGCGCTTTACGACGTGATGGGAAAGTACCTTGAGGTGCCGGCGTATAAGCTCATGGGGCAGAAAGTACGCGAGGGCCTGACGATGTGCGCCTGGAGCCGGCGCGTGCCTCCGGAAGGCTTCGCGGAGGAGATACAGCGCGCCGCCGCACAGGGCTACATGTGGTTCAAAATGCACACCGGGGAGATGTATGACATTTTCGAACAGACCCGCGCTGCCGAGGAGGTCGCGCCTCCCGGATTTCGGATTCACTACGATTTTAACGGGGCGGGTCGCACCGCGGGGACCGTAATGCCGATCATTGCGGAGCTTCAGAGCAAGCACCCGATCGTGGGCGTCATCGAGGACGCCCTGCCGGCCTCGGACCACGCGGGCTGGCGCTCGCTGCGCGGCCGGAGCCGCATCCCCCTCGCCATGCAGGTGCCGAGGCTGGGCGGCATCCAGGAGGCCCTCCAGGGCTGCGCCGATATCTACATGATCGGCGGATGGGACGGCGTGGGCGGGATGCTCAGCCAGGGAATGGCTTACGGCCGCGCGAACATTCAGGTGATCACTCAGCTCGTTGGCGGCACGCTCGGAAAGGCGCTCGCGCTGCACATGGCGGCTGTGCTGCCCACGGCAACCGGCCATTCTATAAACCTGGACGACCAGTACGACGATGACATCACAACCGCTCAAATTCCGGTGGTAGAGGGCTTCTCACGCGTGCCGGAGGCGCCGGGCCTCGGCGTGGAAGTGGACGACGCGGCGATACGCCGCCTGGCGGCGAATACCAGGACGCCCGCCCCGCGCTGCATCAACGTGGTCGTGCTCCCGGGCGGCCGCACCGCATACGGCGTAAGCAGCCTCCGCCAGCTCATCGGCGGCGAAGAGGCTAGCATCCGTGGCCACCGCTCGCACCTGTGGAAGGACGACGGCTCGCCGGAGTTCGAGAAGATTTACGAGCGTGTACAAAACAGCGGTGCCTTCATTGTCGACTAACCAGGCCGATATATCCGTGAATTAAAGCTGACCAACAGGAGCATCCATGCCGGCCGCAACAAAGCTCAATCTTCCTGAAATGCCCTTAGTCACAGCCACTCACCGCGGCGCTCCCCCGGCGTGGGCGCTCCTGGAGCGGGAGCTGATATCCCTGATGGAGAAGACTGCGCGCCTGACGATGGAGAAGTACCACGAGCGTGGCGGCGGATTCTACTGGGCCGACTGCGTGGATGACTACTACGAGGAGTTCTACAACTGGGGCCTCTTCTACGGAATCGGCGGGAGCGAGGACGTGCTTAACCTCGCGCTCGACGGCTGGAATGCAACCACACGCACCTGCGACGACTCCATCTTTCACCGCAAGAAACACGACAAGTTCTACCACGGCATTGCGCACCGCCAGTGGACGCCTCAGATCCACAACGAGTACTTCAACAAGCGCACACTGACATACGCCGGCCCCGCCGAGTGGCACCACCAGAGCGAGGCCAACATGGCCTTCTACGGCTTCGGCCTGGCGGACCCCACGATATCGGAAAACGTTCGCCGCGCGCGCCGCTTCGCCGGGATGTACATCGGCGAAGACCCGAAGGCGCAGAACTGGGACCCCAAGTACCGCGTCATCAAGTCACCGATACCTACGAGCGAGGGGCCGTTCTGGGAGGCGGACCTCGGCTTCGTCATCCGCTGGATGCAGGGCGGCACAGATAAGGAATACCGCTGGTACGGCCTGCGGTCGGACATCACGCCCATCGTCCCCGACCTGGGCAAGGGGTGGTGGGACGACCCAAAGCGGGCGAAGGAGATAGTGGACCTCTTTAACAAGATTGTCCTCCACAGCGACTCGCCCATGACCCTCGCCGCGACCGCGCTCGTTACCAACGCCTACCTGTACACCGGAGAGAGCAATTACAAGCAGTGGGTGCTGGACTACACGGAAGCGTGGATTGACCGGATGAAGGCCAACGGCGGAATCGTGCCGGACAACGTCGGCCCGACGGGCAAAATCGGCGAGTACCGCAACGGCCAGTGGTGGGGAAATCTATTCGGATGGAACCATTACCAGGGCTACAACGTCATGTATCATGGGCTCACAATCGCAGCAGAGTGCGCCCAGCTTCTGACGGGCGATATGGGGTACTCCGACCTGCTTCGTTCCCAGCTGAAGTACCTGCTGGACAGGTCGTACCGAGAAAAGGACGGCCAGCTTATCGTCCCCTTGCGCTACAACGGCAAGGACGGCTGGACGCACTACCCCGGCAGCGGCCCGCAGAACCTGCGCCCGGAGGAGCTGGCCCACCTTTACCATATGACCCTTTCGCAGGAAGACCGGGACATGGTCGCATTCATCCGCGACGGCGACGTGCGCGTGGACTGGACACAGCATGCGAATGTACACGAAAAGAGCCAGGGACAGCCGGAGCGGCCGAGGTTCGAATACTACGCGGGGCGAAACCCGGGCTGGCCGGAGCGCGCGCTGGCGCTGGACTTCAAGCAGGCGCTGCAGAGCTATGAGAAGGCCAGGCTTGAAGGCCGGGACGCCGAGCAGCAGATAGCAGACAACGACGGCGCGCCGACGGCCGTCTTCACCAAGGCGCTCGAGCAGGTGACGATGGGGACGCCGCAACAGGTCTACAACGGGGGCCTCACCCGCGCCACGGTGCGCTACTTCGATGCCCAGCGCGTCCGGCCGGGTCTCCCGGCTGATGTGGCAGCTCTGGTGGATGAGCTCGGCGCGGACAAGGTGGGCTTACAACTCGTAAATACAAGCGTTTCTAGTACCAGGAACCTTATCATTCAGGCAGGGGCATTTGGAGAGCACAGCTTTACCGATGTGACGTACGCGTCCAGTGGAGACCGCACGGGCACGCCGATCAACGGCAAGTACCTTAGCGTGAGCATCCCGCCGGCAACGTCCATCAGGCTAAGCCTGGGAATGAAGCGGTTTGTGAACACGCCATCGTACGCATTCCCGTGGCACGGCGGCGCCGTGAACGCCCCGTTCCAATAGTCCCGCAGAGGCTGTATTGCAGAGCACTCGAAACGCGCAGCTGAAGATCGTGATCGTGGACGACGAATGGAAGTCGTCTATAGTGAGCTCTGTCCGCAAGAGGCTGGACCAGGAGGGATGGAAGACGCACGTTGTTGCGCCGGATGGGGGGCTGTCGATCGGGGAGGAGTTCCAGGCCGCCGCCCTCTACACCATCGAAGAGGTGAGGCCGGACGGCGTGATCCTGGACGTACGGTTCGGCGAGCAAATGGATGACCGCTTCAAGGGGCTATCCATCCTGCGAAAGATACTCGAGCGGTTTCCGGGACTACCCGTACTGATGTACACGCAGTATGCCCAGGGGCCGGAGCGGGAGACCGCAGTGCGCGGCTCGCTCAACTGGGACGCGCCGGTCGACTTCATCGACAAGCTCGCCAGCCCCGAAGAGGTGGTGCTGAGAATGCGGCGCCTGTTCGGCAGCACGCCGGAGATTATCTCTATAGGCGGGAGGCTCTCGCTGGATGCCCGGGCGAAGATTGTGTACGTGGTGATAGGCGATGAGCTCCGCCCCGTTGAAGACATCATAGGGATGAAGTTTGAGATTCTGAGGGAACTCGCCGCGACGTGGTACCGGAGCCCAGGGGAGCTAGTGCAGTTCAGCCGGCTGGAAAGGTACTCGGAAGGCGAAGACGCCAGGGCCTCCCTGCGGGTACGTATACGTGAGATCAAGGATGCAATAGGAAACGCCCT
Proteins encoded in this region:
- a CDS encoding response regulator transcription factor, with protein sequence MQSTRNAQLKIVIVDDEWKSSIVSSVRKRLDQEGWKTHVVAPDGGLSIGEEFQAAALYTIEEVRPDGVILDVRFGEQMDDRFKGLSILRKILERFPGLPVLMYTQYAQGPERETAVRGSLNWDAPVDFIDKLASPEEVVLRMRRLFGSTPEIISIGGRLSLDARAKIVYVVIGDELRPVEDIIGMKFEILRELAATWYRSPGELVQFSRLERYSEGEDARASLRVRIREIKDAIGNALGVHFGASDLIINVRDRGYRLIPPKS
- a CDS encoding rhomboid family intramembrane serine protease; amino-acid sequence: MMTRRARQGESKRMFLPTSTREKYGRHRFPIVCVLLALINIIAFGYEVSLLFNEGEGWLNDFIVTFGVVPAGIMEGRGLTTLITAMFLHGGLLHIAGNMLFLLVFGDNVEDRMGPFVFILFYLGTGVLASLAHIAFDPQSTIPSIGASGAIAGVLAAYLVFYPTGKVKVFVFLGPLNLLFRPYFAVSAFIFIGFWFIMQFIYGVASFGVETAQTDGVAYWAHIGGFVAGIAIAFMYWLTPGGRRLRRATR
- a CDS encoding Gfo/Idh/MocA family oxidoreductase; protein product: MGEKKYRVGMIGVGRKGTQHARCYALNPKCEIVAAADNDKENLDLFTSRFKVPGYSDYREMLKKEKIDIVSPILPVRPNAEVVIGCTEFDVKGIFCEKPMAVSLEEADRMVNAARKRNIRLAGGDMDANLPAHTKAKEIIDSGELGEVQSITFHMGAGSEMSGGGCQLFTLMRMFASQVDVAWSIGWVSDDPWSDHDQGASGYFRFVNGVEGFITRKQNARNGFEVLCSKGVYSSDYAFSHIYKVKEGVTRPAFSDLVEIKGVLPEGNIYGTRSAAMQYDADGWKWPGDRNMASVANFVDALDAGRDPVHSGDNGRKILEMAIGLRESARRGHAPVQFPIQDRSLRIIPLNWRLDNKKPIYGHETYMKQVRGHKKD
- a CDS encoding CPBP family intramembrane metalloprotease; this translates as MYCRTCGNTNPAYAHFCIKCGSGLRPESCMSCGATLLPNANFCMSCGRAATRIAPGPAQESAGAAVAAGRWAPFTDVKARALLIMAVLATPVTITLWLGLAALTGAERDDPTVVAATVGQWVNLTLFFWIFCAVKSKRVSLRRLMGRVPPGFNWLSTIALIFAAIVFAAGMAIVAIFVLSLAFPDLARAATQDSLLGETANTRTPILYGIVLGLSLMVAAPLLEELAFRGLLLHRWTVKWGVRKALFVSTIIFGLAHLLNAPGAAFGATMAGFILAILYIKTRTLIVPMVCHFIFNGFAFSVSVISAFTDPPTAEEAGLALEQIRDAAGTGALLIAISLPFLLNFVIRNWPRATDLPPYFEAAPAAPGPEPVIAAATAPHDDDSTGATRRE